The following proteins are encoded in a genomic region of Diadema setosum chromosome 10, eeDiaSeto1, whole genome shotgun sequence:
- the LOC140233636 gene encoding guanine nucleotide-exchange factor SEC12-like isoform X2, translating into MAAGKDERCQMYEISKTVSSLLAQMVGNSDEEEEEKRESKDKEGTVRKRKKKSSESNGKKKPGQRPTREIVKFDVQRLKGVQTDFHETEASQNAVCFSPNGMYFVSGGADGHLRMWSYPSMEKVYDVEAHSKEIEDVIISPLGNKLITISRDQKAYVWNTKDGSKMCALEWEKCADFKSYRFGCCRFAFLDGDVSNSTMFTTNVPHIQKKGKQPSYLTKWNSMKFTIDKTVCTGDHILSALAVSHSGYYVGVGTMSGAVGIYITFSLQKLKWVNNAHGIFITGLTFIPMTSKSRSVVGDKDAAVLSIAADKKMSLVSVSRPGEYPVMLMFLGAFIIIILIFTLLASLGADF; encoded by the exons ATGGCAGCTGGCAAAGATGAAAGATGTCAGATGTATGAAATCAGCAAAACAGTGAGCTCCCTCCTTGCCCAGATGGTGGGAAATTctgatgaggaggaagaggagaagagagagagcaAAGACAAGGAAG GGACTGTGAGGAAACGAAAGAAGAAATCCTCAGAGTCAAATGGAAAGAAGAAGCCGGGGCAGAGACCAACGAGAGAGATTGTAAAGTTTGATGTCCAGAGGCTGAAAGGTGTACAGACTGATTTCCATGAGACAGAAGCAAGTCAGAATGCTGTATGCTTCTCACCCAATGGCATGTACTTTGTCTCGGGAGGAGCAGATGGCCATTTACGGATGTGGTCG TATCCCTCCATGGAGAAGGTATATGATGTTGAAGCACATTCAAAGGAGATTGAAGATGTCATCATTAGTCCCCTAGGCAACAAG CTAATCACAATATCCAGAGACCAGAAAGCTTATGTATGGAACACAAAGGATGGGAGCAAGATGTGTGCACTGGAGTGGGAGAAGTGTGCTGATTTCAAGTCTTACAGATTTGGCTGTTGCAG GTTTGCCTTTCTGGATGGTGATGTCAGCAACTCAACCATGTTCACCACAAATGTCCCTCACATACAGAAGAAAGGCAAGCAGCCTTCTTACCTCACCAAGTGGAACAGTATGAAGTTTACTATTGATAAGACAGTGTGCACTGGGGACCATATCTTGTCTGCATTGGCAGTAAG TCATAGTGGCTACTACGTTGGTGTGGGAACCATGTCAGGAGCAGTAGGAATCTACATTACGTTCAGTTTACAG AAGTTAAAGTGGGTCAATAATGCCCATGGAATCTTCATAACGGGACTCACCTTTATCCCGATGACCAGTAAATCCAGGAGTGTTGTCGGGGACAAGGATGCGGCCGTCCTTAGCATTGCAGCAGACAAAAAGATGAGTCTTGTTTCAGTGTCCAGACCAG
- the LOC140233636 gene encoding guanine nucleotide-exchange factor SEC12-like isoform X1 produces MATCIGDTDFPPYVIKCMDDTHFLVAGGGGEARTGVPNAMEIFEIVMGSSGIAIQSKCRFDTDNEEDRSAIMNAALRYDGKVYLMAAGKDERCQMYEISKTVSSLLAQMVGNSDEEEEEKRESKDKEGTVRKRKKKSSESNGKKKPGQRPTREIVKFDVQRLKGVQTDFHETEASQNAVCFSPNGMYFVSGGADGHLRMWSYPSMEKVYDVEAHSKEIEDVIISPLGNKLITISRDQKAYVWNTKDGSKMCALEWEKCADFKSYRFGCCRFAFLDGDVSNSTMFTTNVPHIQKKGKQPSYLTKWNSMKFTIDKTVCTGDHILSALAVSHSGYYVGVGTMSGAVGIYITFSLQKLKWVNNAHGIFITGLTFIPMTSKSRSVVGDKDAAVLSIAADKKMSLVSVSRPGEYPVMLMFLGAFIIIILIFTLLASLGADF; encoded by the exons ATGGCAACCTGTATTGGAGACACCGATTTCCCTCCATACGTGATAAAATGTATGGACGATACTCATTTTCTCGTCGCGGGTGGTGGAGGAGAAGCCAGAACTGGTGTACCGAATGCTATG GaaatctttgaaattgtcaTGGGAAGTAGTGGAATAGCTATCCAGTCCAAATGTCGCTTTGATACAGATAATGAGGAGGATCGCAGCGCCATCATGAATGCAGCTTTAAG ATATGATGGGAAAGTCTACTTAATGGCAGCTGGCAAAGATGAAAGATGTCAGATGTATGAAATCAGCAAAACAGTGAGCTCCCTCCTTGCCCAGATGGTGGGAAATTctgatgaggaggaagaggagaagagagagagcaAAGACAAGGAAG GGACTGTGAGGAAACGAAAGAAGAAATCCTCAGAGTCAAATGGAAAGAAGAAGCCGGGGCAGAGACCAACGAGAGAGATTGTAAAGTTTGATGTCCAGAGGCTGAAAGGTGTACAGACTGATTTCCATGAGACAGAAGCAAGTCAGAATGCTGTATGCTTCTCACCCAATGGCATGTACTTTGTCTCGGGAGGAGCAGATGGCCATTTACGGATGTGGTCG TATCCCTCCATGGAGAAGGTATATGATGTTGAAGCACATTCAAAGGAGATTGAAGATGTCATCATTAGTCCCCTAGGCAACAAG CTAATCACAATATCCAGAGACCAGAAAGCTTATGTATGGAACACAAAGGATGGGAGCAAGATGTGTGCACTGGAGTGGGAGAAGTGTGCTGATTTCAAGTCTTACAGATTTGGCTGTTGCAG GTTTGCCTTTCTGGATGGTGATGTCAGCAACTCAACCATGTTCACCACAAATGTCCCTCACATACAGAAGAAAGGCAAGCAGCCTTCTTACCTCACCAAGTGGAACAGTATGAAGTTTACTATTGATAAGACAGTGTGCACTGGGGACCATATCTTGTCTGCATTGGCAGTAAG TCATAGTGGCTACTACGTTGGTGTGGGAACCATGTCAGGAGCAGTAGGAATCTACATTACGTTCAGTTTACAG AAGTTAAAGTGGGTCAATAATGCCCATGGAATCTTCATAACGGGACTCACCTTTATCCCGATGACCAGTAAATCCAGGAGTGTTGTCGGGGACAAGGATGCGGCCGTCCTTAGCATTGCAGCAGACAAAAAGATGAGTCTTGTTTCAGTGTCCAGACCAG